A single Methylomonas sp. AM2-LC DNA region contains:
- the folK gene encoding 2-amino-4-hydroxy-6-hydroxymethyldihydropteridine diphosphokinase, producing the protein MTIGYISVGSNIDKETHIPSSLIAMQKLFGHLTVSSVYESTAVGFIGDTFHNLIVKFESELDAKQVAKLLRQIELDHGRSHSAPKFSSRTLDLDLILYGTQIISDGRLQIPRNEIECYAFVLEPLAEIAASELHPVSQQSFGTLWQNFDKEHLTQKIIYPAWLSDI; encoded by the coding sequence ATGACCATTGGTTATATTAGTGTTGGTAGCAATATCGACAAAGAAACACATATTCCATCCAGCCTAATAGCGATGCAAAAACTATTTGGTCACTTAACTGTGTCCAGCGTTTATGAATCCACAGCAGTAGGCTTTATAGGCGACACTTTTCATAATCTAATTGTAAAGTTCGAATCGGAACTGGACGCCAAACAAGTGGCCAAGTTATTGCGCCAAATTGAACTTGATCATGGCCGTAGCCACTCAGCTCCAAAATTTTCATCCAGAACCTTAGATCTCGATTTGATATTATACGGCACACAAATCATTAGCGATGGCCGTCTGCAAATACCCAGGAATGAAATTGAATGCTATGCCTTTGTACTGGAACCTTTGGCAGAAATTGCCGCTAGTGAGTTGCACCCGGTAAGCCAACAAAGTTTCGGTACACTTTGGCAAAATTTCGACAAAGAACATTTAACCCAAAAAATAATATACCCGGCTTGGCTTTCAGATATATAA
- the folB gene encoding dihydroneopterin aldolase gives MDIIFLGGLEIETVIGIYEWERNIKQKIILDIEMGFDIRKAAASDDIQFALDYKSVSDRIINFVEQSDYFLVETLIEEIANVLRSEFEIPWLKITLNKKGAISRAQDVGIIIERGQKSL, from the coding sequence ATGGATATCATCTTTTTAGGCGGGCTTGAAATCGAAACCGTCATTGGCATTTACGAGTGGGAACGCAACATAAAACAAAAAATCATACTCGATATAGAAATGGGCTTTGACATAAGAAAAGCCGCTGCAAGTGACGATATACAATTCGCATTAGATTACAAAAGTGTTTCTGATCGAATTATCAACTTTGTAGAACAGAGCGACTATTTTTTAGTAGAAACACTAATTGAAGAAATCGCTAACGTTTTACGCTCAGAATTTGAAATACCCTGGTTAAAAATAACTCTAAACAAAAAAGGGGCTATCAGCAGGGCTCAAGATGTTGGCATCATCATAGAACGTGGACAAAAATCGTTATGA
- a CDS encoding pteridine reductase, with product MHKNVLITGAARRIGAACARVLHDAGCNLILHYHSSAELAEQLHAELNAKRENSAVLFQADLQDMQALQNLAKFAVDSWQGLDVLVNNAAQFNPGVVGTVSESNWDSLIGSNLKAPFFLSQALASFLAKRHGCIINIADIYAEKGLPGYPVYSISKAGLLAMTHCLAKDLAPDVRVNAIAPGAILWPEHTVTEAEKNQILQRVALQRCGQADDVAKAVRFLIADADYITGHTLTIDGGRTLYI from the coding sequence ATGCATAAAAATGTTTTGATTACCGGCGCAGCGCGGCGCATTGGCGCTGCCTGTGCCCGTGTGCTTCATGACGCAGGATGTAATCTGATTTTGCATTATCACAGCTCTGCCGAGTTGGCTGAGCAGTTACATGCCGAGTTAAACGCCAAGCGTGAAAATTCCGCAGTTTTATTTCAAGCTGATTTGCAGGATATGCAAGCTTTGCAAAACTTGGCAAAATTTGCCGTCGATAGTTGGCAAGGATTGGATGTATTGGTTAACAATGCTGCGCAATTTAACCCCGGCGTTGTAGGTACAGTAAGCGAGTCCAACTGGGATAGTTTGATCGGCAGTAATTTAAAAGCGCCGTTTTTTTTATCACAGGCTTTGGCATCATTTTTGGCAAAACGGCACGGTTGTATCATCAATATAGCCGATATATATGCAGAAAAGGGATTGCCTGGTTATCCGGTATACAGTATTAGCAAAGCGGGACTGTTAGCGATGACCCATTGTCTAGCCAAAGATTTAGCGCCCGATGTGCGGGTGAATGCAATAGCCCCTGGTGCTATTCTGTGGCCAGAACATACGGTTACAGAGGCAGAAAAAAATCAAATATTGCAGCGGGTGGCGCTGCAACGTTGTGGGCAGGCAGATGATGTTGCCAAAGCTGTAAGGTTTTTGATTGCTGATGCAGATTATATTACCGGACATACCTTGACTATTGATGGTGGGCGCACTTTATATATCTGA
- the rimM gene encoding ribosome maturation factor RimM (Essential for efficient processing of 16S rRNA), translating to MPSGDLLKAGEISGVFGVKGWVKIFSFTDPRENILRYSPWILRKNDQEREIKIVSGQRHGNVVVAELEGIADRDAALALMGFEILINRTQLPKPNDDEYYWTDLIGLEVETDKGIKLGKVDHLLETGANDVLVVINGNTERLIPFLLKQTILEIDLQARVMRVDWDPDF from the coding sequence TTGCCAAGCGGTGATTTGCTAAAAGCCGGCGAGATTTCCGGTGTTTTTGGCGTAAAAGGCTGGGTAAAGATTTTTTCTTTTACTGATCCACGCGAGAATATCCTCCGATATTCACCGTGGATATTGCGAAAGAATGATCAAGAAAGGGAAATCAAGATAGTAAGCGGACAACGCCATGGGAACGTGGTCGTTGCAGAACTGGAAGGCATTGCTGACCGGGATGCCGCATTGGCACTCATGGGTTTTGAGATACTGATAAACCGGACGCAATTACCAAAACCCAATGACGATGAATATTATTGGACCGATTTAATTGGGCTTGAGGTTGAAACTGACAAGGGTATTAAACTTGGAAAAGTTGATCATTTGCTAGAAACAGGTGCCAATGATGTTTTAGTGGTTATTAATGGCAATACTGAGCGACTGATCCCCTTTTTACTAAAGCAGACAATTTTAGAAATAGACTTGCAAGCAAGAGTGATGCGAGTTGATTGGGACCCGGATTTCTGA
- the tsaD gene encoding tRNA (adenosine(37)-N6)-threonylcarbamoyltransferase complex transferase subunit TsaD: MYVLGIESSCDETAVAIYHPEKGLISHLLYSQADMHSAYGGVVPELASRDHIRKLVPLIRQTLLESQLSASDIVGIAYTAGPGLMGSLLVGAATARSLAWAWQIPAIAVHHMEGHLLAPMLEDNPPSFPFVALLISGGHTLLIEVQGIGDYQLLGESLDDAAGEAFDKTAKLLGLPYPGGPALSELAKQGRERFKFPRPMTDRPGLDFSFSGLKTFALNTITQFVENQQDKADVAFAFQQAMAETLSIKCKRALLQTGLNSLVIAGGVSANHAIRSSLTNMAKSQASQIYFPRPEFCTDNGAMIAYTGCQRLLAGNTQNLEIFARPRWPINELTT; encoded by the coding sequence ATGTACGTTTTAGGCATAGAAAGCTCTTGCGACGAGACTGCGGTCGCCATTTATCACCCCGAAAAAGGCTTGATTAGCCACTTATTATACAGCCAGGCGGACATGCATAGCGCCTATGGCGGCGTAGTTCCAGAGCTGGCCTCTCGCGACCATATTCGCAAACTAGTGCCATTGATACGACAAACATTACTGGAAAGCCAATTGTCCGCTTCCGATATTGTGGGTATTGCTTACACGGCTGGCCCAGGACTAATGGGATCACTGCTAGTAGGGGCCGCCACTGCGCGTAGTTTAGCCTGGGCCTGGCAGATTCCAGCCATAGCCGTACATCATATGGAAGGACATTTACTGGCTCCAATGCTGGAAGATAATCCACCCAGCTTCCCATTTGTAGCACTATTAATTTCCGGTGGACATACTTTACTGATTGAAGTACAAGGAATCGGTGATTACCAGCTACTGGGCGAATCACTCGATGATGCGGCCGGAGAGGCTTTCGACAAAACAGCAAAGCTATTGGGCCTTCCCTACCCTGGTGGCCCTGCATTGTCCGAACTTGCCAAACAAGGTCGTGAACGGTTTAAATTTCCGCGACCGATGACAGATAGGCCGGGCTTGGATTTCAGTTTTAGCGGATTAAAAACTTTTGCCTTAAACACGATCACTCAATTTGTAGAAAACCAGCAAGACAAAGCCGATGTTGCCTTCGCTTTTCAACAAGCCATGGCCGAAACCTTAAGTATTAAATGCAAACGAGCTCTTTTGCAAACTGGGCTCAATTCCTTGGTAATTGCTGGCGGGGTAAGCGCTAACCACGCCATACGCTCCAGTTTGACTAACATGGCAAAATCACAAGCATCGCAAATCTATTTTCCACGACCGGAGTTTTGCACCGACAATGGCGCTATGATCGCGTATACCGGCTGCCAGCGTTTATTAGCAGGAAACACCCAAAATCTGGAAATTTTTGCGCGGCCACGCTGGCCTATTAATGAATTGACTACCTGA
- the ffh gene encoding signal recognition particle protein, whose protein sequence is MFDNLTDRLSGTLKKLKGHGRLTETNIKDSMREVRMALLDADVALPVVTDFIEQVTQRALGQEVQTSLSPGQALIKVVQAELVRMMGSANEELNLRTQPPAIILMAGLQGAGKTTTVAKLGRHLKEKKKKKVGVVSVDIYRPAAIKQLQTLAEDVGLKFFESDNSENPIDIVKRTIDAAKRQFIDVLIVDTAGRLHIDDEMMAEIKALHAAINPIETLFVVDSMTGQDAANTAKAFHDALPLTGVILTKTDGDARGGAALSIRQITGKPIKFMGVGEKSDALEPFYPDRLASRILGMGDVLSLIEDIEQKVDQKKAEQLAKKIQKGKSFDLNDLKDQLTQMQNMGGVGAMIDKLPGMGGIPKDIKEKVNDKDLARQIAVINSMTLQERRFPDLIKGSRKQRIATGCGQDLQDVNRILKQHKMMEKMMKKFSKGNLANMMRGLQSNMRGMRMG, encoded by the coding sequence ATGTTCGATAATTTAACCGACCGCTTAAGCGGAACCCTTAAAAAACTTAAAGGCCATGGCCGCCTAACCGAAACCAATATAAAAGACTCCATGCGCGAAGTGCGAATGGCGCTTTTAGATGCTGACGTTGCCTTGCCAGTAGTCACTGACTTTATTGAACAAGTTACCCAGCGCGCCCTAGGCCAGGAAGTACAAACCAGCTTGTCACCCGGACAGGCATTGATCAAAGTCGTCCAAGCAGAACTTGTTAGAATGATGGGGTCTGCCAACGAAGAACTAAATTTACGTACCCAGCCACCTGCAATCATTTTAATGGCTGGATTACAGGGGGCGGGTAAAACCACTACTGTAGCCAAGTTGGGCCGACATCTTAAAGAAAAGAAAAAGAAAAAAGTCGGGGTAGTGAGTGTTGACATCTATCGCCCTGCTGCGATCAAACAATTACAAACATTGGCAGAGGACGTCGGTTTAAAGTTTTTCGAAAGCGATAATTCTGAAAATCCCATCGATATTGTTAAGCGCACCATCGATGCCGCCAAACGTCAATTTATAGATGTACTGATTGTTGATACTGCTGGTCGTCTGCACATTGACGATGAAATGATGGCAGAAATAAAAGCATTGCACGCAGCCATCAATCCTATAGAAACCCTGTTTGTAGTGGACAGCATGACAGGTCAGGACGCAGCCAACACCGCTAAAGCCTTTCATGACGCCTTACCTCTTACTGGTGTTATATTAACAAAAACCGATGGTGATGCACGTGGTGGCGCGGCATTGTCAATTCGTCAAATTACCGGAAAACCTATTAAATTTATGGGTGTCGGCGAAAAATCCGACGCTCTTGAACCATTCTATCCTGACCGACTGGCTTCACGTATTTTAGGTATGGGCGATGTATTATCGCTGATAGAAGATATTGAACAAAAAGTCGATCAGAAAAAAGCAGAACAACTGGCGAAAAAAATACAGAAAGGCAAATCTTTCGATCTTAACGACTTAAAAGATCAGCTTACTCAAATGCAAAACATGGGTGGTGTTGGCGCCATGATAGACAAATTGCCCGGCATGGGAGGCATACCCAAAGATATAAAAGAAAAAGTTAATGATAAAGATTTAGCTCGACAGATTGCTGTAATCAACTCCATGACCCTACAGGAAAGACGCTTTCCTGATTTGATTAAAGGCAGTAGAAAACAGCGAATAGCCACGGGTTGCGGTCAGGATTTACAGGATGTTAATAGAATTCTGAAGCAACATAAGATGATGGAAAAGATGATGAAAAAATTCAGCAAAGGCAATTTAGCCAATATGATGCGTGGCCTGCAAAGCAATATGCGCGGGATGCGAATGGGCTAA
- the plsY gene encoding glycerol-3-phosphate 1-O-acyltransferase PlsY: protein MMEWLLVPVAYLTGSVSSAIIVCKLMGLGDPRENGSGNPGATNVMRIGGKKAAAITLFGDAIKGLLPVLLAKVLAVDSLILSLVVFAAFLGHLYPLFFGFKGGKGVATSFGVTLGVDWLLGLAVSGTWFLVYKIGKISSLSALVAACLTPVYVWYIVGDIYLVATFMLISLILLWRHKSNIQRLLAGQET, encoded by the coding sequence ATGATGGAATGGTTACTAGTGCCTGTTGCCTATTTAACCGGGTCAGTGTCAAGTGCAATTATTGTCTGTAAGTTAATGGGTTTGGGTGATCCAAGGGAAAATGGTTCTGGAAATCCAGGTGCAACAAATGTTATGCGCATTGGTGGAAAAAAAGCGGCGGCCATTACTTTATTTGGCGATGCAATAAAAGGCTTATTGCCTGTATTATTGGCTAAAGTCTTGGCAGTGGATAGTTTGATCTTGTCGCTGGTGGTGTTTGCAGCATTTTTAGGGCATTTATATCCGCTGTTTTTCGGATTTAAAGGTGGAAAAGGAGTGGCAACTTCCTTTGGGGTGACTTTAGGGGTTGACTGGTTACTGGGTCTGGCTGTTTCAGGCACCTGGTTTTTGGTGTATAAAATTGGCAAGATTTCTTCATTGTCAGCCTTGGTCGCTGCTTGTTTAACACCTGTTTATGTTTGGTATATTGTTGGCGATATTTATTTGGTTGCCACATTTATGCTGATATCGCTAATATTGTTGTGGCGGCATAAAAGCAATATTCAGCGATTACTGGCTGGGCAAGAAACTTAA
- the trmD gene encoding tRNA (guanosine(37)-N1)-methyltransferase TrmD: MRFDVISLFPDMVLTAAACGVTGKAIDQGIVNLSAWNPRDYTHDKHRTVDDRPYGGGPGMVMKYQPLLDAVNAARRQNTTGNSRVVCMGPQGKPINQQLLQNASNHQQLILVAGRYEGIDERFIENVCDEEWSLGDYVISGGELAALIVIDAITRLIPGVLGDEDSAKQDSYADGLLDCPHYTRPEQSDLGNVPEVLLGGNHAEIKRWRMKQSLGRTWLRRPDLLKNIELSAEQNALLKEFKTEVDTLGCGNE; this comes from the coding sequence ATGCGTTTTGATGTTATCAGCCTTTTTCCTGACATGGTGCTAACTGCTGCTGCCTGTGGAGTAACTGGCAAAGCCATAGATCAAGGTATAGTCAATCTATCTGCCTGGAATCCTAGAGATTACACGCATGATAAACACCGTACCGTTGATGACAGGCCTTATGGTGGTGGCCCAGGCATGGTAATGAAATACCAGCCATTGCTTGATGCAGTTAATGCCGCAAGACGGCAAAACACAACTGGAAATAGTCGTGTGGTTTGTATGGGGCCGCAAGGTAAACCTATCAACCAACAGCTATTACAAAATGCGAGTAATCACCAACAATTAATTCTGGTTGCTGGTCGTTATGAAGGCATAGATGAACGCTTCATTGAAAACGTGTGCGATGAAGAATGGTCTTTGGGAGACTATGTTATAAGCGGCGGAGAACTGGCAGCATTAATTGTTATTGATGCAATCACCCGCTTAATTCCTGGTGTACTAGGTGATGAAGATTCTGCCAAACAAGATTCCTATGCGGACGGTTTATTGGACTGCCCGCATTACACGCGACCTGAACAGAGCGATTTAGGCAATGTTCCAGAAGTATTATTAGGTGGAAATCACGCCGAAATAAAACGCTGGCGCATGAAACAATCCTTAGGCCGAACATGGTTAAGACGCCCGGATTTGCTCAAAAATATAGAATTAAGTGCAGAGCAAAATGCTTTGCTGAAAGAATTTAAAACTGAAGTTGATACATTAGGGTGTGGTAATGAGTAA
- the ccsA gene encoding cytochrome c biogenesis protein CcsA — MNNLFVGIISVLSYCSASALTLKALLNNSKQPRISMYMAWLGASLHTLYTILLFQQHHDFNFSFFNAAALVALFIVFILLFAALDKPVEKLGIAVFPLAAILLGFDMIFPEKNHPLVTHNWEMSTHIFTSIIAFSLLNIAALQAILLAVQEQQLRSHKPKRLMLALPPLQAMETLLFQMIASGLFFLTVSLLTGFVFIDDLFAQHLVHKTVLSIIAWFIFSALLIGRLRYGWRGNSAIKWTLIGFVLLLLAYFGSKLVLELILKKV; from the coding sequence ATGAACAACCTTTTCGTCGGCATAATCTCTGTTTTAAGTTACTGCAGTGCTTCTGCACTGACACTGAAAGCGTTGCTAAACAATAGCAAGCAACCCCGTATATCAATGTATATGGCGTGGTTGGGCGCAAGTTTACACACTCTGTATACTATTTTACTCTTTCAGCAGCACCATGATTTTAATTTTAGTTTTTTTAATGCTGCGGCGCTGGTAGCTTTGTTTATTGTGTTTATTTTATTGTTTGCTGCCCTGGATAAACCTGTTGAAAAGTTGGGAATAGCCGTTTTTCCCTTGGCGGCCATACTTTTGGGGTTTGATATGATCTTTCCAGAAAAAAATCATCCACTGGTTACGCATAACTGGGAAATGAGTACGCATATCTTTACCTCTATTATTGCCTTTAGTCTATTGAATATTGCCGCATTACAAGCAATTTTACTGGCTGTTCAGGAGCAGCAATTACGTAGTCATAAGCCAAAACGTCTGATGTTAGCTCTACCACCTTTGCAGGCTATGGAAACTTTATTGTTTCAAATGATTGCTTCAGGTTTGTTTTTTCTGACCGTTTCGCTGCTAACTGGTTTTGTGTTTATTGATGATTTATTTGCTCAGCATTTAGTGCATAAAACGGTATTATCCATTATTGCTTGGTTTATTTTTTCTGCATTATTGATAGGTCGATTGCGTTATGGTTGGCGTGGAAATTCGGCAATTAAATGGACTTTAATTGGCTTTGTACTCTTGTTACTGGCCTATTTCGGTAGCAAACTGGTATTGGAGTTGATTTTAAAGAAAGTTTAA
- the rpsP gene encoding 30S ribosomal protein S16, with protein MVSIRLSRGGAKNRPFYHVVVTDSRSSRDGRYIERVGFFNPLARGGEQRLVLDCERVQYWKSNGAQPTDSVARLIKDANKAAAVATAA; from the coding sequence ATGGTAAGCATTCGTTTGTCAAGAGGTGGCGCTAAAAACCGCCCTTTTTATCATGTTGTAGTTACAGACAGCAGAAGTAGTCGCGATGGTCGTTATATAGAGCGCGTAGGCTTTTTTAATCCTTTAGCACGCGGTGGCGAGCAAAGATTAGTTTTAGATTGTGAACGCGTCCAGTATTGGAAATCTAACGGTGCACAACCGACAGATAGCGTGGCAAGACTTATTAAAGACGCTAATAAAGCGGCTGCAGTTGCAACAGCAGCTTAA
- the rpsU gene encoding 30S ribosomal protein S21 encodes MPSIKVKENEHFDVAIRRFKRACEKAGVLAEVRRREFYEKPTTERKRKGAAAVKRHLKKLARERYALKNLRRGRPQI; translated from the coding sequence ATGCCATCAATTAAAGTTAAAGAAAACGAACATTTTGACGTAGCGATTCGTCGCTTTAAACGCGCCTGTGAAAAAGCGGGTGTTCTGGCTGAAGTGCGTCGTCGCGAGTTTTACGAAAAACCAACCACAGAACGTAAACGTAAAGGCGCTGCAGCAGTAAAACGCCATTTGAAAAAATTGGCGCGTGAACGTTATGCGTTGAAAAACCTGCGTCGTGGTCGTCCACAAATTTAA
- a CDS encoding GatB/YqeY domain-containing protein, with translation MQGLKERIKDDMKASMKSGDKARLGVIRMILAAIKQIEVDERIELEDDRVLVVLDKMLKQRRESIKQFRDANRIDLAEIEEAEVLVIQHYLPLPLTEAEIDAMVTQAIAETGATSIKEMGSVMALLKPQMQGRADMAVVSARIKAGFVA, from the coding sequence ATGCAAGGATTAAAAGAACGTATCAAGGACGATATGAAAGCATCAATGAAGAGTGGTGATAAAGCCAGGTTGGGCGTTATCCGCATGATTCTGGCTGCAATAAAGCAGATTGAAGTTGATGAGCGCATTGAACTAGAGGATGACAGGGTGCTTGTTGTTCTCGATAAAATGCTAAAACAACGTCGGGAATCAATAAAACAATTCCGAGATGCTAATCGGATAGATTTAGCAGAGATTGAAGAAGCAGAAGTGCTGGTTATTCAGCATTATTTGCCATTACCCTTGACTGAGGCAGAAATAGACGCAATGGTTACTCAAGCGATTGCTGAAACTGGCGCAACGTCAATCAAAGAAATGGGTAGTGTTATGGCCTTGTTAAAACCGCAAATGCAGGGACGAGCCGATATGGCTGTGGTAAGTGCAAGGATTAAGGCCGGTTTTGTAGCTTAA
- the rplS gene encoding 50S ribosomal protein L19, translated as MSKIIEELENAQLKNDVPDFGPGDTVVVQVRVVEGTRERLQAFEGIVIAKRNRGLNSAFTVRKISHGVGVERVFQTHSPSVGSIEVKRRGDVRRAKLYYLRDLTGKAARIKERLS; from the coding sequence ATGAGTAAAATTATTGAAGAATTGGAAAATGCGCAGCTGAAAAACGATGTGCCGGATTTTGGACCGGGCGACACAGTCGTTGTACAAGTACGGGTAGTTGAAGGTACTCGTGAACGTTTGCAAGCATTTGAAGGCATTGTAATTGCTAAGCGTAATCGTGGATTAAACTCTGCATTTACCGTTAGAAAAATTTCTCATGGTGTAGGTGTAGAGCGTGTTTTCCAAACACACAGCCCTTCAGTTGGCAGCATTGAAGTTAAGCGTCGTGGTGACGTTCGTCGTGCAAAACTATACTATTTGCGCGATCTGACTGGTAAAGCGGCACGTATTAAAGAAAGACTTTCTTAA
- the xerD gene encoding site-specific tyrosine recombinase XerD, producing MPESIRIIEAFLNILWLEFGLSDNTLAAYGSDLKQFSAWLKSKPLLEANEADISAYLQFRQKQGTSNRSAARLLSSLRRFYGYCLREHKISIDPSHLIDSPHLGRPLPGSLSEADVDLLLDTPNTLSLLGFRDKTMLELLYATGLRVSELVDLTFQQINFRQGCVRISGKGDKERLVPFGEEALEWLERYTENARLALLGNRQSDYLFVTSRGKNMTRQAFWHIIKRYAKLAGIDQHLSPHTLRHAFATHLLNHGADLRAVQMLLGHSDLSTTQIYTHIAQQRMKELHTKYHPRG from the coding sequence ATGCCTGAGTCAATTCGGATTATTGAGGCTTTTTTAAACATCTTATGGCTTGAGTTTGGTCTCAGCGATAATACTTTAGCGGCTTATGGCAGTGATCTTAAGCAGTTTTCCGCTTGGTTAAAAAGCAAACCATTGTTAGAAGCAAACGAGGCAGATATTTCTGCTTATTTGCAATTTCGACAAAAACAAGGCACCAGTAACCGCTCGGCAGCCAGATTATTATCCAGCCTGCGCAGATTTTACGGCTACTGCCTACGTGAACATAAAATCAGTATCGATCCTTCGCATCTAATTGATTCGCCACATCTAGGTCGCCCCTTGCCGGGTTCGTTATCAGAAGCAGACGTTGATTTGCTTTTAGACACACCTAATACCCTTAGTTTACTGGGTTTTAGAGACAAAACTATGCTGGAATTATTATATGCAACTGGATTACGTGTTTCCGAACTGGTAGACCTGACCTTTCAACAAATCAATTTTAGACAAGGCTGTGTCAGAATTAGTGGTAAAGGCGACAAAGAACGATTGGTACCTTTTGGAGAAGAGGCCTTGGAATGGCTGGAACGTTATACGGAAAACGCTCGACTAGCACTTCTGGGCAATAGACAAAGTGATTATTTGTTTGTAACCTCTCGTGGAAAGAATATGACAAGACAAGCCTTTTGGCATATTATCAAACGTTATGCAAAATTGGCTGGCATAGATCAGCATTTATCTCCCCATACTCTACGTCATGCATTTGCGACGCATTTGCTTAATCATGGCGCAGACTTACGGGCAGTACAAATGCTGTTGGGACATTCAGATTTATCAACCACCCAAATCTATACTCACATTGCCCAACAACGTATGAAAGAACTACATACTAAATATCACCCCAGAGGATAA